The genomic segment GGATATAGATGGCATCGCCCTCACTTACTTTCATTGACTCATGGTCTATGTGCATGATCCCTTCACCCTGAAGGATATAGTAGACCTCGACGGACTCCCTCAGGCGGTGGGGCAGTGAGGCCTCACCTGCTTTGAGGAGGGCATGGGCGAGGCTGAAGTTCATCCTCACAGGGTCATTCCTGGGGTGGAGGATTTCAGAGAGCAGGGTACCATCAAGGACCCTGCCATAGTCGCAGTCATCAGCGTTCTTAATAATCAGGTACACCATCCCCAATCGGATTAAAAGTTACATGAAGTCCTTTTTAATTCTTTTGACATCCTGTGGCGTTAAAATCACATGTAGAAGTCCTTTTTAATTCTTTTGGCTTCCTGTGGCTTTCCCTGGGGGTAGTATATGTAGTCTGCTTTGAGGATGATACGCCCACCCTCAGGTTTCAGGGTGAAGTTACCGCCGAAGAAGGTCTCAACACCATTTATCCTGAAGTCGCCCCTGAAGTTTGTTCCGTCGTTCATGAAACTCCCACCACCATTCCAGGCGGCGCAGGTCATATTGTAGTGCCCCCTGAGGGGTGTTCTGAACATGGCAGACTTCAGGTCACCCCTCATTAGTGATATGAGGGTATCCCAGGTGACGTCGATGTGGTCTATGTGGCCCACCCCACTCAGGCCGCTCTCATTGTAGCATATCCTTGTGCCGTTAACCTCATGGGTGTCAAGGTTCTCAGCACCAGGGAGCACTATCTGGAACCTGAAGTCCCTCCCCCTACCATTTATTGAGTAGTAGCCCCCGAGGGAGCCCTCACCCGGATTATTTGCCGGGATTGATGTGTATGAGGTGTAACTGTAGGGTATCTGTGCAAATAATGCCTCATCGAAGACCTCAACCACGAGTACCGTAAAGATTATGAGTCCAGCTATAACCCCTGCAATTATCAGAATCCTCCTGTCCATGGTGAACCCCCATCAGTATTCAACAATCTCCATCCTCCTCACGGGTCTTCCATCACCCCAGCTGCCCATTCCAAGGAGTCTACCGGTATCGGCATCCGCAAGGGTTTTATTTTCACGTGCAAGTTCCATCATCATATCCAGGACCTTCCAGTAGCCACTGTAGTCCAGGTTATCCACCAGTACCCCGAATTCATCTGAAACTGCAAGGGGTGAGATGTGGTCAGCCACCAGGTTGCGGTCTGAGCGCACAAGGAGGAACAGCTTCCTGTCCCCGGGTATCTGGGGTGTGGACCTCATTATCCTGTAGGAGTCCGCTGTCCCTGTTATATTATCCCTGTCGCCGGCCATAACCACAAGGAGCGTGTCCTGCGGTATACCCCTGAGGTTCTCGAATTTCCTGCCCCCCTCAGAGTCCCCTGTCTGCAGAGCCAGGATACCATCAGGGTCAGGTATATCCTGGCGGGATGCCAGGTTGAGGGCTATTATACCCCCAGCGGAGTGGCCTGCAAGGAAGAATTCACCGTTCCACTCACCCCCCACTCTCCTGAGGGCCTCCTTAACCGCGGATGCGGCATTATCGGTGAAGGCATCTGATGTTGTATCGAGAAGGTTCTGGTAGCGTGGATAGATTACGATGTTCCCCTCCCTCACAAGGTGCCTCATCCAGGCCATGTAGAAGATGGGCTCCGTGGCGGCCCAGCCATGGATGAACACCACAACAGGGTAACTCCCTGGTTTTGATGGTTTGAAGATCCAGTACCTCTGGCTCCCCTCACCGTGGCTCTCAGTTATCATCCCGTAACCTGGTTCATCCGAGACCCCGGTGTTGAGGGCTGTGCTTGGGGGGACCGTGAGGATCACAAGGAGGAGGACACCAGACCATATTTTCATGGATTTCACCAGTTGACCTTATGTCACTCATTGATTAAATAACATGAGTCCCATTCACAGGGTGTCCTTCTCTTCCCATGATAATTTCTCATGGACCGGACCTCAAGCCGCGTCTGACCTTAAAACTTTCCAGTTGGTTTATCAGACCTCATAGGATCCTTCCATCATCCAGGCACACCCATGCACCGCATGATGGGCATATCAGGTGGTAGAACCGTTCCCGATGGCTTCCATAAAGTTCGGATGATACATTGGCCCTGCAGAGGGGGCAGAGTAAACGCTTCATACACCCCAACCTCATAATAATATTTAAAAACTTATTAAATTAATCTGTCGGTGGGTGTTAATAAATACTCCCCTCAATTAATAATCCGTTTCGAAGATTTTATTAATAATGTGGGAGATAATATTCTTGGGTTGAATATGGAGTGGTCTGATTCTGTTCTTTTTGCAAGGAGAATCTCAGTTTCTGCTTCAGCCACCGTAATAGTGATATCCTCCCTCATACTTGGAGGATGGGCAACCGGTAACCAGCACCTCATGGGCACTGTCCTGGGATCCCCACCCACCCAGCCGGTAACAGCGGCCCTCTTCATACCCCTCGCAGCTTCCCTCATAGCCCTCTCAAGGGGTTTCAGGCTTCCGGCGATACTTACAGGGACCTTCCTCATGGTCTTCTACATCCTGACACTTTCTGGTTACATTCAGGGCGCTGAATATGGGTATAACTCAAGGATAATAACAGTGGCTCTCTTCCTTATATACGCGGTGGTCCTGCTATTATTCTCAGCATCAAGGTTCAGCGCGGCCCAGATAATCACCTTCCCGGCGGGTGTGATCTCCTACTGCGTCCTTGTGGGCTACGCGGCGGGTCTCGGTGTCTATGGAGAGTACTTCCTCATGGCACTCTACACTGCGGTGCTCCACATACTCATAGCAGTCTCCAT from the Methanothermobacter sp. K4 genome contains:
- a CDS encoding alpha/beta fold hydrolase, with translation MKIWSGVLLLVILTVPPSTALNTGVSDEPGYGMITESHGEGSQRYWIFKPSKPGSYPVVVFIHGWAATEPIFYMAWMRHLVREGNIVIYPRYQNLLDTTSDAFTDNAASAVKEALRRVGGEWNGEFFLAGHSAGGIIALNLASRQDIPDPDGILALQTGDSEGGRKFENLRGIPQDTLLVVMAGDRDNITGTADSYRIMRSTPQIPGDRKLFLLVRSDRNLVADHISPLAVSDEFGVLVDNLDYSGYWKVLDMMMELARENKTLADADTGRLLGMGSWGDGRPVRRMEIVEY
- a CDS encoding cupin domain-containing protein, coding for MYLIIKNADDCDYGRVLDGTLLSEILHPRNDPVRMNFSLAHALLKAGEASLPHRLRESVEVYYILQGEGIMHIDHESMKVSEGDAIYIPPGCVQYIENRGEEDLSFLCIVSPPWRVEDEEPVMESKTHSHELTMD